The DNA region GGGCAGGGGATTCCAGCAGGCTCCTTCTGTTAACTTGGCATCCATTCCTTCTGCTGTTCCTGCTGCTGCCTCTAGGCCTGCTGCTCCTAGACCTGCTGCCCCTAGGCCTGCTGCGCCTGCTGCAGCTGTACCTGCGCCTCTGTATCAAGGGCCTGCCGCTGGGTCCTCCGGCGTGCTGGGACAGCAGGCCTTCCAAGGGGCTGCCTCTCAGGGCCCTCAGGTGAGCGACctcttatgtttcttcttttttcttattgcttgttttcttcttctcatcatgtTGTTTAGACGCCGTGACAGTTTCAGAGGAATGAGTCAAGCCCAAATAAAAGCATATAAGCATACCAAATTAGATATAACAAGCGATCTTGTGATAACCACATGCCATATTACAAcgcaattattataatagttaacgGCTCTGTCTAACGCCTTTCCCTCGCCTCTCAGGCGCCTGCGCAGTACAACTTTGGCTACGCAGTGAACGCCAACGACGCCACCGGCAACAGGCTGGACTTCGGGCACCAGGAGGAGCGCAATGGGGCACAGACCTCCGGCAGGTGGGTTTGATCCACACATAACAACTCTCGTCCGCCAAAAATtcaacaaaattatttttatccacataactacccatacccCACTTTACTTATCATAATCCACTTTCATCCACCTAAACCCACTCTAATCAAACTCATTACTCCCTCATCCATCCTCATCTACCAAATTCCACCCACCGTTCCGTCCATCACCCAACCACATCCACTAAGACCAACCGGAATCTACCTAACTCCACCCAATTCCACCCGCAGCTACTTCGTCCTGCTCCCTGACACCCGCGTGATGAGAGTCGAGTACACGGTGGATGAGTTCGGCTTCCACCCCGTCGTGACCTTCGAGGGCGAGGCTGTCTTCCCCGTGGGCGCCCCTGCTACGCCCATCGGCTCCTCCGCCCGCAGCCCCGACCAGCTCTACGCCGCCCCGAGCCggaagtagaaggggaggagagaaagaaagcgataaggataaggaggagaggaagagggagagtaggagaaggaggaggtgaaggaagagagagaaaaggagaaagaggaaggaggtgaaggaagagaaagaaaaggagggagaaagaaactaTGATGGTTGTGTCGCCGCATTTAAATTGGATCTCGCTGAATGTCGTGGTTTCGAGAtcgaaggaacacacacacaaactctaatTTTgctagatagagggagaaatggagagagagagagagagagagagagagagagagagagagagagagagagagagagagagagagagagagagagagagagagaaagagagagaaagagagagagaaagtagagagagaaagtagagagagagagagagagagagagagagagagagagagagagagagagagagagagaaagaggaaacatttACACATCCTTTGACAACGGTCTAAGGTACTGGTTATCTCAAGACATTGTATTGTAGTCAAACGCTTCTTAGTTAAGTTATAATCACGTATTTCTAGGTTTCTACATCTTTACTACATGTAGCATGATATTTTTATACGGCATAGAGAtttattgttttgataataaaaatgaacaaaaaaaaaatatattattgaaatAACCCTTTGGCCATAGACATCGCATGTCAACAACGACagctatcattatgtatatatatcatgggtaggtgcttcatgctcggggtgatgtgaagcaatgccttctcgcttacagctacCACCGCTGGCTACCCTGGTGCGAAAAGGGTGCAGCTATTCATAAGACTcctctgccagctcatagcctctccatcatcaagacttctgcagtgcctcctcgtggccacccatggaaactaggtaccttgcagtcctaggctgaactgtggaggcgcttggtactaactcctgcccccgtgccccctgggctgtggggaggcaggccttgccagtcgcccccccccccccccgagataaccactggcaacgattCATATGGTTTTTGGTGCTGGGGGAATGgttaaagtccctcccacccagcaagaacggcgggctgtgggtccctctgggttggcgaccactgggactcgggtggggatgggggttacctgtcatcccatctgggtcccagtggctgccaacctggcgtgatgctcgagggggaaagccccagggagccctgcagccagccaacctcctctatatgggttggcgtcggtaggggtggcagaggtggcgcccacctggagtgactgcccgaggttagacctcaggcaggctgtcagggtgggggcttggaatgtcTGTTCTCTGCGAATggacgatcagttaccactactgtcgagggaattgaagcagctgagagttgaggtggctgctctctcgtaggtgagaagacctggcagcggcatgattagtgtgagtggctacacttactactggttaGGCTTCAGCGATGGCCacaatctccagggagtagccatagccatctccagcagacttctaCCCTCGGTAgctgaggtcactccagtcgatgagcgtattatgctattgagactgaagctctcatttggcttcatgtctcttattgctatatacgctcctacagatgtatataaacttgaggtgaaagagatggggagatattcgtattgttctgggcgacttcaatgcggtatccggctgcgatcgagctggctacgagatgtctgtcggtcctcatggctcaggagctgatgctggcagtgagaatagcctccttctccatgactttgctaggtcccagaaattaaggatttctggctcctggtatcagcgttctgacccgtatcgttggacttggtacagcgatacgggtagtgtggccaaggagatcgaccacatccttgttagcacttggtggaggatcttctagaactgcagggtgtatcgaagtgccgagttctgtagaactgatcatagatt from Penaeus chinensis breed Huanghai No. 1 chromosome 31, ASM1920278v2, whole genome shotgun sequence includes:
- the LOC125042257 gene encoding pro-resilin-like, whose translation is MKAALFALAVVLASPLASSAAKLSVTEPPGYVIRTPAIPFTAEEGRGFQQAPSVNLASIPSAVPAAASRPAAPRPAAPRPAAPAAAVPAPLYQGPAAGSSGVLGQQAFQGAASQGPQAPAQYNFGYAVNANDATGNRLDFGHQEERNGAQTSGSYFVLLPDTRVMRVEYTVDEFGFHPVVTFEGEAVFPVGAPATPIGSSARSPDQLYAAPSRK